The genomic window GCGAACTGCCGGCCGGCAAAAGCTAGCTCCTGCACACTGCGCGATTACGCATTCTAGCAATCCGGTATTGTCACTTGTCCCGCGCTGAAAAAAGGGCAGAACTCGACTGTAATTGCATCATAAGAACAATATGACAGCCGCTGATCCGCCTTCGCTCCAGCCAACACTTGCCTCGCGGCTGGCCAACCAGCCTTATTTGCTTCTAAGCCTTATGGCGCTGTTCTGGGCCGGAAACATCGTTCTCGGTCGCTATGTCGCAGGACATGTCCCGCCGTTTGCGCTGACATTCGTTCGCTGGGCCGGCACCTTTCTCGTCGTCATTCCGTTCGCATGGCCGCATTTGCGGCGCGACTGGCCGACGATGCGGCTGAATCTGCCGCTGCTGGTGACACTGTCCGCGACAGGTTTCGCGGTGAATAACGCCCTGTCGTATTGGGGCTTGCAGCACACACAGGCGCTGAACGCGCTGCTGATCCAATCATCCGGGCCTTTGTTCGTTGCGCTCTGGTCGCTGATCCTATTCGGGGTTCGTCTTTCCTGGGCTCAAGCTACCGGCATCGTGATCTCACTGGCTGGCGTGATCGTCATCATTTTACGCGGCAACATCGCCACGCTCGCGGCGATCGAATTTAACATCGGCGACATCATGTTCGCAGCAGCGTTGTCCGTTTTCGGACTTTATTCAGCGCTGATGCCGCGACGGCCAGCCACCAACCCCTTGTCGTTGATTGCCTTCACCACAGGCTGCGGTGCCGTCATGCTGCTGCCGCTGGTCGGCTGGGAGATTTCCACTGGCGACACACTGCATTTCGATACCTTGACCCTCTCCACGATCGTGTTCGTGGTGATCTTCCCCTCGGCGCTCGCCTATCTGTTCTTTAACCGCGGCATCGAACTGATCGGCCCCAACAGGGCCGCACCGTTTTTTCACTTGGTGCCGGTATTTGGCTCCATCATGGCGATCGTCTTTTTGGGCGAAAAGCCGGAACTGTTTCACCTGATCGGCTACATTATGGTGATTGCCGGCATCGTGATTGCCTCCCGCCGGAAATCAACCGAAGCTCCATCCAGCTAAGCCAAGCTCCTGGTGACAAGCATGCATCGCCGTTTGATGCATCGCAACGAGCGCTGAAGCCACTCGCAATTCATTCCGACTTCGCGCAGTCTATCATGCGAACCGAATGGCTTTTGTCATTTCCCTTGGCGAAATGACTGATGACCACAGAAAAACTCGGGCGGAGGAACGGAATGAAGGCTGTAAGGACAATCTATTCGTCGATCATGGCGTCATGCGCACTCGCCTTAACCGGCGCGCTCTGCACTCATGCTGCCCTAGCGCAGAGCGGGAATTATCCAAACCATACGATCACGCTGGTGCTGCCCTTCGCAGCTGGAAGTGGGACCGACACCACCACGCGCCTGATTTCGAAGGAACTTGGAGCCGCACTCAATACACCGATGGTGATCGACAACAAGGCGGGCGCCAACGGGTCAATCGCGGCGAGCTACGTCGCACGCTCCGCACCGGATGGCTACACACTGTTCGTCACCACGAACACTAGTCACTCGGCCAATCCATATCTGCTCAAGAACATGACCTATGATCCGGTCAAGGATTTCACCCCAATCGCACGAACCGGCGATTTGCCGTTCATGCTGGTCATCAATCCCCAAATCCCCGCCAACTCGGTGGCTGACTTGATCGCGCTGGCAAAGAAGGAGCCAGGCAAATACTCATATGCCAGCGGCAGTTCCTCTGCGATTGTCTCTGGAGCAACGTTTGCCCGCCTTGCAGGAATCGATCTCCTTCACGTTCCCTACAAGAGCTCTCCACCCGCGCTCACGGATGTCATCGCCGGACGCGTGAGCATGATGTTCGTCGACGTGCCGACAGCTCTTCCGCATGTGAACGC from Nitrobacteraceae bacterium AZCC 1564 includes these protein-coding regions:
- a CDS encoding drug/metabolite transporter (DMT)-like permease (product_source=COG0697; cog=COG0697; pfam=PF00892; superfamily=103481; transmembrane_helix_parts=Inside_1_20,TMhelix_21_43,Outside_44_52,TMhelix_53_70,Inside_71_81,TMhelix_82_104,Outside_105_113,TMhelix_114_136,Inside_137_142,TMhelix_143_165,Outside_166_168,TMhelix_169_188,Inside_189_196,TMhelix_197_219,Outside_220_228,TMhelix_229_251,Inside_252_262,TMhelix_263_282,Outside_283_286,TMhelix_287_304,Inside_305_314), producing MTAADPPSLQPTLASRLANQPYLLLSLMALFWAGNIVLGRYVAGHVPPFALTFVRWAGTFLVVIPFAWPHLRRDWPTMRLNLPLLVTLSATGFAVNNALSYWGLQHTQALNALLIQSSGPLFVALWSLILFGVRLSWAQATGIVISLAGVIVIILRGNIATLAAIEFNIGDIMFAAALSVFGLYSALMPRRPATNPLSLIAFTTGCGAVMLLPLVGWEISTGDTLHFDTLTLSTIVFVVIFPSALAYLFFNRGIELIGPNRAAPFFHLVPVFGSIMAIVFLGEKPELFHLIGYIMVIAGIVIASRRKSTEAPSS
- a CDS encoding tripartite-type tricarboxylate transporter receptor subunit TctC (product_source=COG3181; cath_funfam=3.40.190.10; cleavage_site_network=SignalP-noTM; cog=COG3181; pfam=PF03401; superfamily=53850; transmembrane_helix_parts=Inside_1_6,TMhelix_7_29,Outside_30_330), with product MKAVRTIYSSIMASCALALTGALCTHAALAQSGNYPNHTITLVLPFAAGSGTDTTTRLISKELGAALNTPMVIDNKAGANGSIAASYVARSAPDGYTLFVTTNTSHSANPYLLKNMTYDPVKDFTPIARTGDLPFMLVINPQIPANSVADLIALAKKEPGKYSYASGSSSAIVSGATFARLAGIDLLHVPYKSSPPALTDVIAGRVSMMFVDVPTALPHVNAKALKALAVTTKYRSALLPDLPTMDEAGVKGFDVTSWQGYFGPANMPKEIVAKLNTEIRKVVERPDIKKELASRGMEAFSGTPEEFDAFVKDQLVVWKRLITDAGIEPQ